The Acidiferrobacterales bacterium genome has a segment encoding these proteins:
- a CDS encoding CbbQ/NirQ/NorQ/GpvN family protein, whose amino-acid sequence MIDSGVPFYLAQNHEVEVFRSAYRRQLAVLLKGPTGCGKTRFVRHMAATLGRPLYTVACHDELSATDLLGRYLIRNDETVWHDGPLTQAVRDGGICYLDEVVEARKDTTVILHPLCDDRRTIYLEKTAEVISAPPQFMLVVSFNPGYQNLFKNLKQSTRQRFVSLTFDFPPMKQEVEIVVTETGVSADIAEKLVKLGRQLRTVEGHDIEETASTRLLVHAAHMIQDNLNHRTACEVALVDSLTDDPVIREGLMEMVNAYFA is encoded by the coding sequence ATGATTGACTCGGGCGTTCCATTCTATCTCGCTCAGAATCACGAGGTGGAGGTGTTCAGGTCTGCTTACCGCAGGCAACTGGCCGTGTTGCTGAAAGGACCGACTGGATGCGGCAAGACTCGGTTTGTCCGGCACATGGCGGCAACACTCGGCCGCCCGTTGTATACGGTTGCATGTCACGATGAGCTTTCGGCAACCGATCTGCTCGGTCGGTATCTGATCAGGAATGACGAGACAGTCTGGCACGATGGCCCCCTGACGCAGGCGGTTCGGGACGGTGGCATATGCTATCTGGATGAAGTCGTTGAGGCGCGCAAGGATACGACGGTGATTCTTCACCCGTTGTGTGACGACAGGCGTACGATCTATCTTGAGAAGACCGCTGAAGTAATCAGTGCGCCACCGCAGTTCATGCTGGTTGTCTCATTCAATCCCGGTTATCAGAATCTATTCAAGAACCTCAAACAGAGCACGCGACAAAGGTTTGTGTCACTGACGTTTGATTTTCCGCCAATGAAGCAGGAAGTCGAGATCGTAGTCACTGAGACCGGGGTCAGCGCCGACATCGCGGAAAAGCTGGTGAAACTTGGCCGGCAATTGCGTACGGTTGAGGGGCATGACATCGAGGAGACAGCTTCAACCCGTCTGCTGGTGCATGCGGCGCACATGATTCAGGACAATCTCAATCACCGCACCGCGTGCGAAGTTGCACTGGTCGATTCGCTTACCGATGATCCTGTCATTCGGGAAGGACTGATGGAGATGGTGAATGCCTACTTCGCTTAG
- a CDS encoding sulfite exporter TauE/SafE family protein, which translates to MFESTALLLGSTGIFSFFVGVLIGICGVGGILIIPFLVYVAGIDIHTVIPACMAGFAFAAIFAVYAYARRGSIRWDKAIYLIAGAAPGSYLGAITLQVISSVVLEIIVAALVIVSGIRALGRDASKSAGSGIEKTAGSVLVLVGFLVGYGSSISGTGGPLLLVPTLLLLDFPVLAAVGLSMAIQIPISPFATLGHVIHGSVNWPLAIPIGIGVSAGITLGAVIAHRITPLTMERTVATVMLISGGLIVIKLLA; encoded by the coding sequence ATGTTTGAGTCGACTGCTCTTTTGTTGGGCAGTACCGGAATCTTCAGTTTCTTCGTCGGTGTCCTGATCGGAATATGTGGTGTCGGCGGAATACTGATCATTCCATTCCTTGTCTATGTCGCCGGTATCGATATCCATACCGTCATTCCCGCCTGCATGGCCGGATTTGCGTTTGCCGCCATCTTCGCGGTCTATGCATATGCCCGTCGGGGCTCCATCCGATGGGATAAGGCAATTTACCTGATTGCAGGGGCGGCGCCCGGATCTTATCTTGGCGCCATCACGTTGCAGGTGATTTCGTCTGTCGTCCTTGAGATCATTGTCGCGGCGCTGGTAATTGTGTCGGGTATCAGGGCCTTGGGCCGAGATGCCTCAAAATCCGCCGGATCCGGAATCGAGAAAACTGCCGGCAGTGTACTTGTCCTAGTGGGGTTTTTGGTGGGATACGGCTCTTCGATCAGCGGTACGGGTGGTCCTTTATTGCTCGTTCCAACACTGCTTCTGCTCGATTTTCCGGTTTTGGCAGCTGTGGGCCTGAGCATGGCGATACAGATTCCCATCAGCCCGTTCGCTACTTTGGGCCATGTGATTCACGGTTCGGTGAACTGGCCGCTCGCGATTCCAATCGGCATCGGAGTGTCAGCGGGGATCACCCTGGGCGCAGTCATCGCACATCGAATCACACCATTGACGATGGAGCGGACGGTTGCAACAGTCATGCTGATCAGCGGTGGACTGATTGTGATCAAGCTGCTGGCATAG
- the erpA gene encoding iron-sulfur cluster insertion protein ErpA encodes MNSTSTLDISDSAAERVGILMSESDIGLRVYVEGGGCSGFQYGFQLETEQQDDDFVIEQKGITMLIDSLSIQYLMGAEVDYLDDLMGARFLINNPNATTTCGCGSSFSM; translated from the coding sequence ATGAACAGCACATCAACTCTTGACATTTCCGACAGTGCCGCCGAGCGCGTTGGGATCCTGATGTCAGAATCCGACATCGGGTTGCGAGTCTATGTCGAAGGCGGTGGTTGCTCTGGATTTCAGTACGGGTTTCAGTTGGAGACCGAGCAGCAGGATGATGACTTCGTCATTGAGCAAAAAGGGATTACCATGCTGATCGATTCCCTAAGTATCCAATATCTGATGGGTGCCGAAGTCGACTATCTCGATGATCTGATGGGTGCCAGGTTTCTGATCAACAACCCCAACGCCACCACCACGTGTGGGTGCGGTTCGTCGTTTTCGATGTAA
- a CDS encoding ABC transporter ATP-binding protein, which produces MKHSVGSDNALSVHNLCKTYKNGREALKNVSFSVKQGDFYALLGRNGAGKSTTIGITCSLVNKSSGKVHVFGTDIDKDFQSAKSNIGLVPQEINFSQFETPWNIVINHAGYYGVKRSLAQKQAEKYLSVLGLWSYRHTISRKLSGGMKRRLMIARALMHEPRLLILDEPTAGIDFEARLLMWDYMEKINRDGITIILTTHYLEEAERLCRHVGVIELGEIILDIDMKSLFRHLQQETYVLHIQQPINQLPDRINESMRLIDERTIELDIHKGNQINPIFERLAQTGIDVVSIQNKSNRLETLFIELLKTEADALQWEQPRE; this is translated from the coding sequence GTGAAACACTCAGTCGGTTCGGACAACGCACTGTCTGTACACAATCTTTGCAAAACCTATAAGAACGGCAGGGAAGCATTGAAGAACGTCTCCTTCAGCGTAAAGCAGGGGGATTTCTATGCGTTGCTCGGTCGCAACGGTGCCGGAAAGTCGACGACGATTGGAATTACCTGCTCGCTCGTCAACAAGTCTTCGGGCAAGGTCCATGTTTTCGGAACCGACATCGACAAGGATTTCCAAAGCGCCAAGTCGAACATTGGTCTGGTACCGCAGGAGATCAACTTCAGTCAGTTCGAAACACCGTGGAACATCGTGATCAACCATGCCGGTTACTACGGTGTGAAACGGTCACTCGCGCAGAAGCAGGCTGAGAAGTACCTTTCCGTACTCGGACTTTGGAGTTATCGCCATACCATCTCCCGTAAACTTTCAGGCGGTATGAAACGCAGGTTGATGATCGCAAGGGCCCTGATGCACGAGCCACGGTTGCTGATTCTCGACGAACCTACGGCTGGTATCGACTTCGAGGCAAGGCTGCTCATGTGGGACTACATGGAGAAAATCAACCGGGACGGCATCACCATAATCCTGACAACACATTACCTTGAAGAAGCCGAACGTCTGTGCAGGCACGTTGGCGTCATAGAACTGGGAGAGATCATACTCGACATCGACATGAAATCCCTCTTCAGGCACTTGCAGCAGGAAACCTATGTACTCCACATCCAGCAACCGATCAATCAGTTGCCCGACCGAATCAATGAATCGATGCGTCTGATCGACGAACGAACCATCGAGCTGGACATCCACAAAGGCAATCAGATCAATCCGATTTTCGAGAGATTGGCTCAGACCGGGATTGATGTCGTCAGCATACAGAACAAGTCAAATCGTCTTGAAACACTGTTCATAGAACTGCTCAAGACGGAAGCTGACGCCTTGCAGTGGGAACAACCGCGTGAATAG
- a CDS encoding ABC transporter permease — translation MNRSFKYSSVALQTLTRKEVARFMRIWTQTLIPPVITTCLYFLIFGNLIGPRIGPMQGHSYIDFIVPGLVLMSVITGAYTNVASSFFSAKFQRYIEEIMVSPVPNYVILIGYLVGGMVRGILVGMIVLAVSALFATVDIVSPVIAIVIFVLTALVFSLGGMINGMFARKFDDISIIPNFVLTPLIYLGGVFYSVQMLPEFWQIVSLANPILYVINVARFAFLGSSDVGLLASFSVIGTCIVTLFTLCMILLRRGYGIRE, via the coding sequence GTGAATAGGTCTTTCAAGTACAGCAGTGTCGCGCTTCAAACGCTGACACGCAAGGAAGTCGCCCGGTTCATGAGAATCTGGACCCAGACTCTTATCCCGCCCGTCATCACCACTTGTCTTTACTTTCTGATTTTCGGCAACCTGATCGGACCAAGGATCGGCCCGATGCAAGGCCATAGCTACATTGATTTCATTGTACCGGGGCTGGTTCTGATGTCTGTGATCACCGGTGCCTACACCAACGTCGCATCGTCGTTCTTCTCCGCGAAGTTTCAACGATATATTGAGGAGATCATGGTGTCTCCCGTACCGAACTACGTCATTCTCATCGGCTATCTGGTTGGCGGGATGGTCAGGGGGATACTGGTTGGAATGATCGTATTGGCGGTATCCGCGCTGTTTGCCACCGTCGATATCGTCTCGCCGGTCATTGCGATCGTCATATTCGTATTGACCGCGCTGGTATTCTCGCTGGGTGGCATGATCAATGGAATGTTCGCCCGAAAGTTTGACGACATCTCCATCATCCCGAACTTCGTGCTCACGCCACTGATCTATCTTGGCGGCGTGTTCTATTCAGTTCAGATGCTGCCTGAATTCTGGCAGATTGTCTCGCTGGCAAATCCGATTCTGTATGTCATCAACGTTGCCCGCTTTGCTTTTCTGGGTTCCAGCGATGTCGGACTGCTGGCTTCATTTTCAGTAATCGGCACTTGCATCGTGACCCTGTTCACGCTGTGCATGATTCTGCTCAGACGCGGGTACGGCATACGAGAATGA
- the rpsI gene encoding 30S ribosomal protein S9 — MATTQTSEVYYGTGRRKSSTARVYLQKGSGNIIANQKPIEQYFGRETARMVIRQPLVHLDMLNSVDVTVNVRGGGQSGQAGAIQLGIARALVDYNESNRAALRKGGFLTRDAREVERKKVGLHKARKRPQYSKR, encoded by the coding sequence ATGGCTACTACACAGACATCTGAAGTCTATTACGGAACAGGTCGAAGGAAGTCTTCCACCGCCCGGGTCTATCTGCAAAAAGGCAGTGGAAACATCATTGCGAACCAGAAGCCGATTGAACAGTATTTTGGCCGCGAGACGGCCCGTATGGTTATCCGCCAGCCACTGGTTCACTTGGATATGCTGAACTCTGTAGATGTTACGGTCAATGTCCGGGGCGGCGGTCAGAGCGGCCAGGCCGGCGCGATCCAGCTTGGTATCGCACGCGCTTTGGTGGATTACAATGAATCCAATCGAGCAGCGCTTCGGAAGGGAGGGTTCCTCACTCGGGACGCTCGCGAAGTTGAACGAAAGAAAGTCGGTTTGCACAAGGCAAGAAAGCGACCTCAATACTCGAAACGATAA
- the rplM gene encoding 50S ribosomal protein L13, which yields MKTISAKASTIEREWFLVDASDKVLGRLASEIAKRLRGKHKPIYTPHVDTGDYVVVINAEKVVLTGNKENAKVYHRHSGRPGGLKTVPVSTMREQHPTRIIETAVRGMMPKGPLGRAMMSKLKVYAGSNQPHDAQSPKPLNL from the coding sequence ATGAAAACTATTTCTGCAAAAGCCAGCACTATCGAGCGAGAATGGTTTCTGGTTGATGCCTCCGACAAGGTATTGGGTCGTCTGGCTTCAGAAATCGCCAAACGCCTGCGCGGCAAACACAAACCGATTTATACACCACATGTCGATACCGGTGACTATGTGGTTGTCATCAACGCGGAGAAAGTTGTCCTGACGGGCAACAAGGAAAACGCTAAAGTCTATCATCGTCACTCGGGGCGCCCCGGTGGGCTGAAAACTGTTCCTGTCAGCACCATGCGTGAACAGCACCCGACTCGAATCATCGAGACGGCGGTTCGCGGCATGATGCCCAAGGGACCGCTTGGCAGGGCCATGATGTCGAAACTGAAAGTCTATGCGGGCTCCAACCAACCACATGACGCGCAATCACCGAAACCCCTCAATTTATAG
- the msbA gene encoding lipid A export permease/ATP-binding protein MsbA, which yields MAGKSDKISILRDLRLYRRLLKYVMVYKLYFFMGFAFVALFAATTPGVAMFMKPLLDGSFVDRNPKYIFWTPVILIMLFAVRGIAGYMNGICTNWVVGRVVYDIQSELANRLVALPTTFYDNNPAAQIISRITSDVNELTQAASNVLITVVRESLTIIGLLIWIFILDWALSLIIVIATPLISLLVRFIASRLRYVHRRTMQMNATFLQRLQEVTANHRLVKLNQMEQHESKELRNVANQVRRLKFKQAIANEFTVPMAEFITTIVIAGTVYFSLTRDLHDPLTVGGFVSFMAALALISTAMKRLLTVNDLLQRGLAASERVFFLLDQKPEVEIGLGNLDKEDVQGRTEFRNITFQYSGIETKSLDDVTFEIKPHETIALVGASGAGKSTLTSLIPRMYEIQSGQVLIDGIDVREYKLSEIRKNIAFVSQDIFLFDDTVAANIAYGDISNATEEKIREAARNAYALEFIEKLPQGFNTLIGERGVRLSGGQKQRLAIARAFIKDAKILILDEATSSLDTKSEFEVRQALGALGTGRTVIIIAHRLSSIENVDRIIVLNEGRVVETGTHQELMNLEGYYYRLYTIFDNDAHLRSSK from the coding sequence GTGGCCGGCAAGTCAGACAAGATTTCCATCCTAAGGGACCTGCGGCTGTATCGCCGCCTCCTGAAGTACGTGATGGTCTACAAGCTGTACTTCTTCATGGGATTCGCCTTCGTGGCACTGTTCGCAGCGACCACGCCGGGCGTGGCCATGTTTATGAAACCGTTGCTCGACGGAAGTTTTGTTGACCGAAATCCCAAGTACATTTTTTGGACTCCGGTGATTCTGATCATGCTGTTCGCGGTCCGCGGAATCGCAGGTTATATGAACGGCATATGCACCAACTGGGTGGTCGGACGGGTGGTCTACGACATTCAGAGCGAGTTGGCCAATCGGCTGGTAGCGCTTCCAACGACGTTTTACGACAACAACCCTGCCGCACAGATCATCTCGCGAATCACGTCGGATGTGAATGAACTGACGCAAGCTGCGTCGAATGTACTCATCACCGTGGTGCGGGAATCACTGACCATCATTGGGCTGTTGATCTGGATTTTCATTCTTGATTGGGCATTGAGCCTGATCATCGTGATCGCAACGCCACTCATATCCCTGCTCGTGAGATTCATCGCCTCGCGCCTGCGCTACGTCCACCGCAGAACCATGCAAATGAACGCAACCTTCCTGCAACGTCTGCAGGAAGTCACCGCGAATCACCGTCTGGTCAAACTCAATCAGATGGAACAGCATGAGTCCAAAGAATTGCGCAATGTTGCCAATCAGGTACGGCGGCTCAAGTTCAAGCAGGCGATCGCCAACGAGTTCACCGTGCCCATGGCTGAATTCATTACGACAATCGTCATCGCCGGCACCGTCTACTTCAGCCTGACACGAGATCTGCATGACCCGCTCACCGTCGGTGGATTTGTTTCATTCATGGCTGCGCTCGCGCTGATCTCGACTGCGATGAAGCGACTATTGACTGTCAATGACCTGTTACAGCGCGGCCTGGCGGCATCCGAGCGTGTTTTCTTTCTGCTTGATCAGAAACCGGAAGTCGAGATCGGGCTCGGCAACCTCGACAAGGAAGACGTACAGGGTCGGACTGAATTCAGGAACATCACATTCCAATACTCTGGAATCGAGACCAAATCGCTTGACGACGTGACTTTCGAAATCAAGCCGCACGAGACGATTGCGCTGGTTGGCGCCTCGGGTGCCGGAAAAAGTACCCTCACTTCACTCATTCCCCGCATGTATGAAATCCAAAGTGGCCAGGTTCTGATCGATGGTATCGATGTCAGGGAGTACAAACTTTCAGAGATTCGCAAGAACATCGCCTTCGTCAGTCAGGACATATTCCTGTTCGATGACACGGTCGCGGCAAATATCGCCTATGGTGACATCTCCAATGCTACAGAGGAGAAAATTCGGGAGGCTGCCCGCAATGCTTACGCGCTGGAATTCATAGAAAAGCTGCCGCAGGGGTTCAATACCCTGATTGGCGAAAGAGGCGTTCGACTTTCCGGGGGACAGAAGCAACGCCTCGCCATTGCAAGAGCCTTTATCAAGGATGCGAAAATTCTGATACTTGACGAGGCCACCTCATCGCTCGATACAAAATCCGAATTCGAGGTGCGCCAGGCTCTTGGAGCATTGGGTACGGGTCGTACCGTCATCATCATTGCGCATCGACTCTCATCCATTGAGAACGTTGATCGCATCATCGTCCTCAACGAGGGCAGAGTCGTCGAAACCGGAACTCACCAGGAACTGATGAATCTTGAGGGATATTACTACCGGCTTTACACCATTTTCGACAACGACGCGCACCTGAGGTCATCGAAATGA
- a CDS encoding FAD-dependent oxidoreductase, protein MKKVFLLAIVAGLILVYFLFDLGQYLNLEYFAQQQEKILAYRDSFPVRAAIIFFVLYVLVTGLSLPGAAIATLIGGAIFGLVWGTVLISFASVIGASCAFLISRHVLRDSIQNRYRERLQTINKGIEKDGAVYLFTLRMVPLFPFFVINLVMGLTPMRLATYFVVSQIGMLPGTIVYVNAGTQLAKVDSVASILSPALIASFALLGIFPLIAKFIINTLKTRKALGNFRKPKDFDFNTVVIGAGSAGLVAAYIAAAVKAKVALIEKGKMGGDCLNTGCVPSKAIIRTAKFLSHVQRSQEFGVHTASAEYDFKEVMERVRGIIGVIEHHDSVERYTGLGVDCFSGHAYIESPYCVDVEGQKLTTRSIVVASGAEPAVPALPGIDDIPYYTSDTIWEIEQLPRRLLVLGGGPIGCELSQAFARLGSEVTQVQRLDRIMPREDPEFSEMVLAQFRHEGIDVRLQHTAKQFDSHGESMSLICDHADKEVRIEFDVLLIAVGRRARVKGFGLEELGIDLSDHGTIEVNEFLETNIPNIYAIGDVAGPYQFTHFGSYQATSAASNALLRPFFRRRIDYSVIPWATFTEPEVARVGLNEQEAKEKNIDYEVTVYDFKDLSRAIADSEASGLVKVLTPPGKDRILGVTIAGEHAGDLIHEFVLAMQNRLGLGKILGTIHIYPTLAESARFAAGNWKRNQVSERTMRLLRGFNNWRRK, encoded by the coding sequence ATGAAAAAAGTATTTCTTCTCGCAATCGTCGCAGGGCTTATTTTAGTTTATTTCCTGTTTGATCTCGGGCAGTACCTGAACCTGGAATATTTTGCTCAGCAACAGGAAAAAATCCTGGCGTATCGAGATTCATTCCCGGTCCGGGCAGCCATTATATTTTTCGTTCTCTATGTCCTTGTGACCGGGCTTTCGTTGCCGGGCGCAGCGATTGCCACGCTGATCGGCGGTGCAATCTTCGGACTTGTTTGGGGTACCGTCCTGATCTCCTTTGCCTCTGTCATCGGAGCTTCGTGTGCCTTTCTGATTTCGCGCCACGTTCTCAGGGACTCGATTCAGAACCGATACCGCGAACGATTACAGACCATCAACAAGGGGATTGAGAAGGACGGTGCGGTTTACCTGTTCACATTGCGGATGGTTCCGCTATTCCCGTTTTTTGTGATCAATCTGGTCATGGGGCTGACTCCGATGCGCCTGGCGACCTATTTTGTTGTCAGCCAGATCGGGATGCTGCCCGGAACGATTGTCTACGTCAATGCCGGCACCCAGCTCGCCAAGGTCGATTCGGTCGCGTCCATTCTTTCACCGGCCCTGATCGCTTCATTTGCATTGCTTGGCATTTTCCCTCTGATCGCAAAATTCATCATTAACACCCTGAAGACCCGTAAGGCACTCGGCAATTTCAGAAAACCGAAAGATTTCGATTTCAATACAGTTGTCATTGGCGCCGGGTCTGCAGGACTTGTGGCCGCTTACATCGCCGCCGCAGTCAAGGCCAAGGTGGCCCTGATCGAAAAAGGAAAAATGGGCGGTGACTGCCTGAATACCGGATGTGTTCCCTCCAAGGCTATTATCCGAACCGCGAAGTTCCTGTCCCATGTACAGCGCAGTCAGGAGTTCGGTGTGCACACAGCCAGTGCCGAATATGATTTCAAGGAAGTGATGGAACGAGTCCGCGGAATTATTGGTGTGATTGAGCATCACGATTCCGTCGAACGATACACGGGACTGGGCGTTGACTGTTTCTCGGGCCATGCCTACATCGAGTCCCCGTATTGTGTGGATGTGGAAGGTCAGAAACTGACCACCCGAAGCATTGTGGTCGCTTCGGGTGCCGAGCCGGCTGTCCCAGCGTTGCCTGGAATCGATGACATTCCATACTACACGTCGGATACGATCTGGGAGATAGAACAGTTGCCCCGGCGACTGCTGGTATTGGGTGGCGGACCGATCGGCTGTGAGTTGTCCCAGGCGTTCGCCAGACTCGGTTCTGAAGTCACCCAGGTTCAAAGACTCGATCGCATCATGCCCCGGGAAGATCCGGAATTTTCTGAAATGGTTCTGGCGCAGTTCAGGCACGAAGGCATTGATGTCAGACTGCAGCACACGGCCAAGCAGTTCGATTCCCATGGCGAATCGATGTCGCTGATCTGTGACCACGCCGACAAGGAAGTTCGGATTGAGTTCGACGTGCTGCTGATTGCAGTCGGCCGGCGCGCCCGGGTCAAGGGATTTGGACTGGAGGAACTGGGGATCGATCTGAGCGACCACGGCACGATTGAAGTCAACGAGTTTCTTGAGACCAATATTCCGAACATCTACGCGATCGGCGATGTGGCCGGCCCATATCAATTCACCCATTTCGGCTCCTATCAGGCAACGTCAGCCGCCTCAAACGCGCTGCTGCGACCATTTTTTCGCCGCCGAATCGATTATTCAGTGATACCTTGGGCAACATTTACCGAACCGGAAGTCGCACGGGTCGGACTGAATGAGCAGGAAGCGAAGGAGAAAAACATCGATTACGAAGTGACTGTTTACGACTTCAAGGATCTGTCACGGGCGATTGCCGACAGTGAGGCGAGCGGACTTGTCAAGGTGCTGACACCTCCCGGGAAAGACCGTATTCTGGGTGTCACGATTGCGGGCGAACATGCAGGTGATCTGATACACGAGTTCGTGTTGGCGATGCAGAACCGGTTGGGACTTGGCAAGATTCTCGGTACCATTCACATCTATCCGACACTCGCTGAGTCGGCGCGGTTTGCGGCCGGAAACTGGAAACGCAATCAGGTTTCAGAACGTACGATGCGGTTGCTCAGGGGATTCAACAATTGGCGTAGAAAATAA
- a CDS encoding histidine phosphatase family protein, protein MELYLIRHGPTDYNRYRRWQGRVDIPLSPEGRSLADAVRNSLHARRVHTDLVFSSPLSRAQETARLIASDSSCVVVDDRLIEIDLGEYDGRLEDEVQQEVGKKEYELWRRGNFRTPAPGGESFGQVQKRVGEFLGELRASQTAPQVLIVAHQVSLMALKSVISGACSQKTLTGYRQRTDVVEVWDDFGKSCMSAWEVT, encoded by the coding sequence GTGGAACTTTATCTGATCAGGCACGGACCAACCGATTATAACCGGTATCGCCGCTGGCAAGGACGTGTCGACATACCCCTGAGTCCGGAAGGCCGATCGCTCGCCGATGCAGTACGCAATTCACTTCACGCAAGGCGTGTCCACACCGATCTCGTCTTCAGTTCTCCCCTGTCGCGTGCACAGGAGACGGCGAGACTGATCGCTTCTGATTCGTCCTGTGTCGTGGTTGATGATCGGCTGATCGAAATTGATCTTGGGGAATACGATGGACGACTCGAAGACGAGGTTCAACAGGAAGTCGGCAAAAAGGAGTATGAACTTTGGCGGCGCGGGAATTTTCGCACACCTGCACCCGGTGGTGAATCGTTCGGGCAGGTTCAGAAACGTGTTGGGGAATTTCTCGGTGAGCTTCGTGCGTCGCAGACCGCCCCACAAGTGCTGATCGTCGCACATCAGGTAAGCCTGATGGCGCTGAAGTCCGTCATTTCTGGAGCCTGCAGTCAAAAGACCCTGACCGGCTACCGGCAAAGAACCGATGTCGTCGAGGTATGGGACGACTTTGGGAAATCCTGTATGTCCGCCTGGGAAGTCACCTGA
- a CDS encoding OmpA family protein yields the protein MRTNNLPWIIAIAMAVLAVVSWVYNSNTNGGAPKIGTAVVGQSDSDVEDQIAGLNKQIDDLGLAHQGLIEENTALRTLNDNLKVEISETSGEIAQFIQLLDQANIESDEAKSQLQAFLAKVQDSEAIAVAAETSDTGSGQQSSEMAGATETSNTGSSQQSSEMAGATETSDTGSSQQSSESQQLVTQLKRTIANLKEQVQILSTETDDVNVSTTEAESTSGQSTESQSSAADAGSENANDTTEIDDLIAEVMVLTAELEIAGAGADKLLSENSQLSGQVQTLTDDLGTVNERNSDLHTANENSLAQIDALTADNMSLRENIQSLTTELAKSGADIEYLRTRLRYASKHLRRIRSGIRATESDTEALLSGQQARVASLSDELEDTQSQMDRLISDYSAITLESDLVYESGSTRLNERGLAALSNISQQLLNFPGRIVSIEGHTDTKRISASLARIYPTNWELSAARAAAAANYLIDQGVAEESLRVVGYGPLRPVASNDTEDGRAANRRIEIRLVPELSDRSQN from the coding sequence GTGCGAACGAACAATCTCCCCTGGATTATCGCCATCGCGATGGCCGTACTCGCTGTCGTCAGCTGGGTCTACAATTCCAATACAAATGGTGGAGCGCCCAAGATTGGTACTGCAGTCGTTGGTCAATCCGATTCCGACGTTGAGGATCAGATTGCCGGGCTCAACAAACAGATCGACGATCTGGGCCTCGCACATCAGGGACTGATTGAGGAGAACACCGCACTGCGTACATTGAATGACAATCTGAAAGTCGAGATCAGCGAAACTTCAGGCGAAATCGCCCAGTTTATCCAGTTGCTGGATCAGGCAAACATCGAAAGCGATGAGGCCAAGTCTCAGCTGCAGGCCTTTTTGGCGAAAGTGCAGGATTCCGAAGCAATTGCCGTTGCCGCTGAAACTTCTGACACGGGTTCCGGTCAGCAATCGAGCGAGATGGCTGGTGCCACTGAAACTTCTAACACGGGTTCCAGTCAGCAATCGAGCGAGATGGCTGGTGCCACTGAAACTTCCGATACGGGTTCCAGTCAGCAGTCGAGCGAATCGCAGCAATTGGTGACGCAACTCAAACGCACCATCGCCAATCTTAAAGAGCAAGTGCAGATTCTCTCTACCGAAACTGATGACGTCAATGTAAGTACGACAGAAGCTGAAAGCACGAGCGGGCAGTCCACCGAATCGCAATCCTCTGCCGCCGATGCCGGGTCCGAGAACGCCAATGACACCACAGAAATCGACGACTTGATTGCAGAAGTGATGGTTCTGACTGCGGAATTGGAGATTGCGGGTGCGGGTGCGGATAAACTGCTCAGTGAGAATTCGCAGCTGAGTGGACAGGTACAGACCCTGACTGACGATCTTGGAACCGTCAATGAACGCAACTCCGACCTGCACACTGCAAACGAAAACTCGCTTGCGCAGATTGACGCCCTCACCGCCGATAACATGTCATTGCGGGAGAATATCCAGAGCCTGACAACGGAATTGGCCAAGAGCGGTGCAGATATCGAATATCTGAGAACTCGCTTGCGTTACGCCAGTAAGCATTTGCGACGCATACGCAGTGGGATTCGTGCGACTGAGTCCGATACCGAGGCACTTCTTTCGGGTCAACAGGCAAGGGTTGCTTCCCTGTCAGACGAACTTGAGGACACGCAATCACAGATGGACAGGCTGATTTCAGATTACTCCGCGATCACCCTGGAGTCGGATTTGGTATACGAGTCGGGTTCGACCAGGCTGAATGAGCGCGGGCTTGCAGCCTTGTCCAATATCTCACAGCAACTGCTGAATTTCCCGGGCAGGATTGTCAGCATTGAAGGGCATACAGACACCAAGCGGATCTCAGCCAGTCTCGCCCGAATTTACCCGACCAACTGGGAACTGTCGGCGGCCCGGGCGGCAGCGGCAGCCAACTACCTGATCGATCAGGGTGTTGCTGAAGAAAGTCTCCGCGTTGTCGGTTACGGTCCGTTGCGGCCAGTCGCTTCGAACGACACTGAAGACGGTCGCGCGGCAAATCGTCGAATCGAGATTCGACTCGTTCCGGAACTCTCGGACCGAAGCCAGAATTGA